In Halosegnis marinus, one genomic interval encodes:
- a CDS encoding type II/IV secretion system ATPase subunit, translating to MNEQENDSEEMRARHATRRTDGGDEPKQAVKRVEPAIRRVEDADLHRADAADAGEADGPDAAEDHDADPLDGEGTNWEVLREVRESFRAGDVEGPFETPTDAFLAESFFDFSYLDGGREVERYWVNEPFAYVAVMFDDDAKEYRYHVVEPTLDGFERYVREDLVTLLRHALMYIDLGAEENAASREEAFMNEAADLIREHAATVDPGTLHKVLYYLRRDFIHYGAIDAVMRDRAIEDISCDGTDVPVYVYHREYRDLRTNVSFGKRALTSFTVRLAQQAGKQLSVSNPLVDASLPDGSRLQLTMGGDVSTRGANFTIRKFADIPYTPVDLAGWNTFSLEQMAYFWLAIENNRSLVFAGGTGSGKTTSMNAVSFFIPPSSKVVTIEDTREIDLPHENWIQSVTRSSASGEGRGEVSMYNLLQAALRQRPEYLLVGEIRTEQKVALTFFQAMGTGHTAYTTIHADSIETVLSRLQNPPLSIPTQMLQDLDIVSVQRQTFIGDRRVRRNAGVYELGVAEDDPDEIAVNRVFEWDPTDDTHRELADSNVLAEIAHDRGWSDEELAAEIERRERVLAYLLDSGVSGYRAIAGTIHMYAKDPDYVIERLDAGALDPAALGEHVPLPEGFVEVEAPDRPPAPVASEAEAEIWNDLVREADRERRSVEVEPESEAASDGGEDDVNSLFDDHDDEERR from the coding sequence ATGAACGAACAGGAAAACGACTCCGAGGAGATGCGCGCCCGGCACGCGACCCGCCGAACCGACGGCGGCGACGAGCCGAAACAAGCCGTTAAACGGGTCGAACCGGCGATTCGACGCGTCGAGGACGCCGACCTCCACCGAGCGGACGCGGCCGACGCCGGGGAGGCAGACGGACCGGACGCGGCCGAGGACCACGACGCCGACCCGCTCGACGGCGAGGGGACGAACTGGGAGGTGCTCCGCGAGGTCCGCGAGTCGTTCCGGGCCGGGGACGTCGAGGGGCCCTTCGAGACGCCGACCGACGCGTTCCTCGCGGAGTCGTTCTTCGACTTCTCGTACCTCGACGGGGGGCGCGAGGTCGAGCGCTACTGGGTGAACGAGCCGTTCGCCTACGTCGCCGTCATGTTCGACGACGACGCGAAGGAGTACCGCTACCACGTCGTCGAGCCGACGCTCGACGGCTTCGAGCGGTACGTCCGCGAGGACCTCGTGACGCTGCTCCGGCACGCGCTGATGTACATCGACCTCGGTGCCGAGGAGAACGCCGCCTCCCGCGAAGAGGCGTTCATGAACGAGGCGGCGGACCTCATCCGCGAGCACGCCGCCACCGTCGACCCCGGGACGCTCCACAAGGTGCTGTACTACCTGCGGCGCGACTTCATCCACTACGGGGCCATCGACGCCGTGATGCGCGACCGCGCCATCGAGGACATCTCCTGTGACGGCACGGACGTGCCCGTCTACGTCTACCACCGCGAGTACCGCGACCTCCGGACGAACGTCTCGTTCGGCAAGCGCGCGCTCACGTCGTTCACCGTCCGGCTGGCCCAGCAGGCCGGCAAGCAGCTCTCGGTCTCGAACCCCCTCGTCGACGCCTCGCTGCCGGACGGCTCCCGTCTCCAGCTGACGATGGGCGGCGACGTCTCCACCCGGGGCGCGAACTTCACCATCCGGAAGTTCGCCGACATCCCGTACACTCCCGTCGACCTCGCGGGCTGGAACACGTTCTCGCTCGAACAGATGGCGTACTTCTGGCTCGCCATCGAGAACAACCGCTCGCTCGTGTTCGCGGGCGGGACGGGGTCGGGCAAGACCACCTCGATGAACGCGGTGTCGTTCTTCATCCCCCCGTCCTCGAAGGTCGTCACCATCGAGGACACCCGGGAGATCGACCTGCCGCACGAGAACTGGATTCAGAGCGTGACGCGCTCGTCCGCGTCGGGCGAGGGCCGCGGCGAGGTGTCGATGTACAACCTCCTGCAGGCCGCGCTCCGCCAGCGCCCCGAGTACCTGCTCGTCGGCGAGATACGCACCGAACAGAAGGTCGCGCTGACGTTCTTCCAGGCGATGGGGACCGGCCACACCGCCTACACGACCATCCACGCCGACTCCATCGAGACGGTGCTCTCGCGGCTCCAGAACCCGCCGCTATCGATCCCGACGCAGATGCTGCAGGACCTCGACATCGTATCGGTCCAGCGCCAGACGTTTATCGGCGACCGCCGCGTGCGCCGGAACGCCGGCGTCTACGAACTCGGCGTCGCCGAGGACGATCCCGACGAGATCGCGGTCAACCGCGTCTTCGAGTGGGACCCGACCGACGACACCCACCGCGAACTCGCCGACTCCAACGTCCTCGCCGAGATCGCCCACGACCGCGGCTGGTCCGACGAGGAGCTCGCGGCAGAGATCGAGCGCCGCGAGCGCGTGCTGGCGTACCTGCTCGACAGCGGCGTGTCCGGCTACCGCGCCATCGCCGGCACCATCCACATGTACGCGAAGGACCCCGACTACGTGATCGAGCGGCTCGACGCGGGCGCGCTCGACCCCGCCGCGCTCGGCGAGCACGTCCCGCTCCCCGAGGGTTTCGTCGAGGTCGAGGCCCCCGACCGCCCGCCCGCGCCCGTCGCGAGCGAGGCCGAGGCCGAGATATGGAACGACCTCGTCCGCGAGGCCGACCGCGAGCGCCGGAGCGTCGAGGTCGAGCCCGAGTCCGAGGCCGCCTCCGACGGCGGCGAGGACGACGTGAACTCGCTGTTCGACGACCACGACGACGAGGAGCGGCGATGA
- a CDS encoding Ig-like domain-containing protein gives MTGLHSDDRGVSELLGAILLFGLLVSLLVIVQSSAVPSANRAVEFDQNQQLQRDFQSLDADAAAVAATGRDRATVVTAGVSYPNRFVLFNPGPVAGTLSTTDADFTVSGAVAAGETGDYWDGTPRTFDSGRLRYEAPYNYYDAPTTAYQAGVVYNRFDNGVRQVDDGSFVSGRSIDLVALDGSRSASQVSPLTLDLVPLSAETETVRVTGDASDPLVVTLSTDLTPDQWASFLSGELDENGGYVTDVRAAPGGVAVEFAPGTYELTLADVAVGGGAERSGPTYLTTPDATPTVESGGDLTVEARDAFNDPEPGVEVAFSTSDGSLSSTTATTDGTGAASVTFTPRAGVSTATVTAEADLDGSGTVEADERVTFDVTVTGASDGGVGGLNPAGQGSVRQTAATNDRCTAPNTGTGTVALTDNDCRVLVDFENLGDDTRTIQQARVSFYSPESYDVGTGNNARRRPTPETVTLGGETLEVGGDFEAVSLAAIGGSATETYEFTFAVPEGRYNVVEGDFFVVTFVYENGDVSTYFVGPQ, from the coding sequence ATGACAGGACTCCACTCCGACGACCGGGGCGTCTCCGAACTGCTCGGGGCCATCCTGCTGTTCGGCCTGCTCGTCTCGCTGCTCGTCATCGTCCAGTCCAGCGCCGTCCCGTCCGCCAACCGCGCGGTCGAGTTCGACCAGAACCAACAGCTCCAGCGGGACTTCCAGTCGCTCGACGCCGACGCGGCCGCCGTCGCCGCCACCGGCCGCGACCGCGCGACGGTCGTCACCGCGGGCGTGAGCTACCCGAACCGCTTCGTCCTGTTCAATCCGGGGCCCGTCGCGGGGACGCTCTCGACGACGGACGCCGACTTCACCGTCTCGGGGGCCGTCGCGGCCGGCGAGACGGGCGACTACTGGGACGGAACCCCCCGCACGTTCGACAGCGGCCGCCTCCGCTACGAGGCGCCGTACAACTACTACGACGCGCCGACCACGGCGTATCAGGCCGGCGTCGTGTACAACCGCTTCGACAACGGCGTCCGGCAGGTGGACGACGGCTCGTTCGTCTCCGGCCGCTCCATCGACCTCGTGGCGCTCGACGGGTCGCGGAGCGCCTCGCAGGTGTCGCCGCTCACGCTCGACCTCGTCCCGCTCTCGGCGGAGACGGAGACGGTCCGGGTGACGGGCGACGCCTCGGACCCGCTCGTCGTCACGCTCTCGACGGACCTGACGCCCGACCAGTGGGCGTCGTTCCTCTCCGGCGAACTGGACGAGAACGGCGGCTACGTCACCGACGTGCGTGCCGCCCCCGGCGGGGTCGCCGTGGAGTTCGCCCCCGGCACGTACGAACTCACGCTGGCCGACGTGGCCGTCGGCGGCGGCGCGGAGCGGTCCGGCCCGACGTACCTGACCACCCCCGACGCGACGCCGACCGTCGAGTCGGGCGGCGACCTCACCGTCGAGGCGCGCGACGCGTTCAACGACCCCGAACCGGGCGTCGAGGTGGCGTTCTCGACGTCCGACGGGTCGCTGTCGAGCACGACCGCGACGACCGACGGGACCGGCGCCGCGTCGGTGACGTTCACGCCCCGTGCGGGCGTCTCGACGGCCACGGTCACGGCCGAAGCCGACCTCGACGGCTCCGGGACGGTCGAGGCCGACGAACGGGTGACGTTCGACGTGACGGTCACCGGCGCGAGCGACGGCGGTGTCGGCGGCCTCAACCCCGCCGGACAAGGGAGCGTCAGGCAGACGGCGGCGACGAACGACCGCTGTACCGCGCCGAACACCGGCACCGGGACGGTGGCGCTCACGGACAACGACTGTCGCGTCCTCGTCGACTTCGAGAACCTCGGCGACGACACGCGGACGATACAGCAGGCCCGCGTCTCCTTCTACAGCCCCGAGTCGTACGACGTCGGCACGGGGAACAACGCCCGGCGGCGGCCGACCCCGGAGACGGTGACGCTCGGCGGCGAGACGCTCGAGGTCGGCGGGGACTTCGAGGCCGTCTCGCTCGCGGCCATCGGGGGGAGTGCGACCGAGACCTACGAGTTCACCTTCGCCGTCCCGGAGGGACGCTACAACGTGGTGGAGGGCGACTTCTTCGTCGTCACGTTCGTCTACGAGAACGGCGACGTCTCGACGTACTTCGTCGGGCCGCAGTAG